The following are from one region of the Brienomyrus brachyistius isolate T26 chromosome 13, BBRACH_0.4, whole genome shotgun sequence genome:
- the LOC125706789 gene encoding cytochrome P450 2F2-like isoform X4 — translation MVGTLLLLWIGFFLLFFLYRSQRPRNFPPGPQPIPIFGNLLQLTLDNPIEDLKKLSAQYGKVFSLYFGGRPAVVINGLQAMKEAMVTKSVDFAGRPQGLLVSHVTEGKGVILADYGPSWREHRRFALMTLRNFGLGKKSMEERILDEISYVITCLDRSVGRSMSPQTLFHKAASNIICSIIFGIRYDHDDKYLQDMIRMLTENAKIFNGPWAMIYDALPLVRSFPLPFQKAFQNTAVLKKMAADMITQHKSTRDPGEPRDLVDCYLDEIEKRADKDSPFCEDQLIIYILDIYIAGTDTTSNTMLFALLYLMTNPDVQASCQQEIDTVLGEKTTVSYEDRHKMPYIQATIHEAQRLANMAPFSVFHSTTKDTQLMGYNIPKGTLIIQNLSTVLHDEGHWKFPHDFNPANFLNEQGEFVKPDAFMPFSVGPRVCLGESLARMELFLFLVTLLRRYQFVWPEDAGVPDLSPVWGVTLSPKPYKLGVRLRGDKTG, via the exons ATGGTCGGCACGCTGCTCTTGCTTTGGATCGGATTCTTCCTGCTCTTCTTCCTCTACAGGTCTCAGAGGCCCAGAAACTTCCCCCCAGGTCCACAGCCGATACCAATCTTTGGGAATCTGCTGCAGTTAACCTTGGATAATCCCATCGAGGACCTGAAGAAG CTATCAGCGCAATATGGGAAGGTGTTTTCTTTATATTTTGGAGGAAGGCCTGCTGTGGTAATCAATGGCCTGCAGGCAATGAAAGAAGCAATGGTCACCAAGTCTGTGGATTTCGCAGGCAGACCCCAAGGTCTCCTGGTCAGTCACGTCACCGAGGGAAAAG GTGTCATACTGGCTGACTATGGTCCCAGCTGGAGGGAACACAGACGTTTTGCCCTCATGACCCTCAGGAACTTTGGTCTGGGGAAAAAGTCAATGGAAGAGAGGATCCTGGATGAGATTTCGTATGTTATTACATgtttggacagaagtgttg GACGGTCCATGAGCCCACAGACTCTATTCCACAAAGCTGCTTCCAACATAATCTGTTCCATCATTTTTGGAATTCGATATGATCATGACGACAAATATCTTCAGGATATGATTCGTATGTTGACAGAGAATGCCAAGATTTTCAATGGACCATGGGCTATG ATCTACGATGCTCTGCCCCTGGTCCGCAgcttcccactgcctttccaaaaggcttttcagAACACTGCTGTGTTGAAGAAGATGGCTGCAGACATGATCACTCAACACAAAAGCACACGTGACCCTGGAGAGCCACGGGATTTAGTTGACTGCTATTTGGATGAAATCGAAAAG AGAGCTGACAAAGACTCTCCTTTCTGTGAAGACCAATTAATAATCTACATTCTGGACATCTACATCGCTGGGACAGACACCACCTCCAACACTATGCTGTTTGCTTTGCTCTACCTTATGACCAACCCAGACGTTCAGG CAAGCTGTCAGCAGGAGATTGATACTGTACTTGGGGAAAAAACCACtgtgtcttatgaggacagacACAAGATGCCCTACATACAGGCCACGATCCACGAAGCTCAGCGTCTGGCCAACATGGCACCTTTCAGTGTCTTTCATTCTACTACCAAAGACACCCAGCTTATGGGCTACAACATCCCTAAG GGGACCCTCATTATTCAGAACCTTTCCACTGTCCTGCATGACGAGGGCCACTGGAAGTTCCCCCACGACTTTAATCCCGCCAACTTCCTGAATGAGCAGGGCGAGTTCGTGAAGCCTGACGCCTTCATGCCCTTCTCCGTGG GGCCTCGTGTTTGCCTGGGGGAAAGCCTGGCCCGCATGGAGCTGTTCCTCTTTTTGGTGACTCTGTTACGCCGTTACCAGTTTGTTTGGCCTGAGGATGCCGGGGTGCCGGACCTCAGCCCTGTGTGGGGTGTGACGCTGTCACCAAAACCCTACAAACTGGGGGTCAGGCTCAGGGGAGACAAGACAGGTTGA